In the genome of Rhizobium etli 8C-3, one region contains:
- a CDS encoding ABC transporter ATP-binding protein: protein MLLRPILNLFESWIDPFRRRGNIQPPRSTAGFIWFYIGQAKWPFVAMLVLGGMSAAIEAALFWFVGRLVDILSTVRPGVGWSEILAAHGNELFGMLALIGFVRFLVVFLIALVDQQVITPGFYNLARWQSYLHVSRQSLHFFQSDFSGRIVTKVWSAGQAVGDLVTSLMESVWFVGIYAATTLVLVAQLDLSLAAVVLFWLAAFGVLARYFVPRIRYHSRETAEAASMLNGRMVDSYSNIQTLKLFARHEESDRYMRQGFDIYQDTVLRFTRFITGVRASMALLSGLMIVTMGGLSVDLWLRGSVSSGSVAFSLALVLRLNFLLGRLMTQFNGIMRNLGTIQNAAELISQPLGLVDRPNAPDLVVREPGIRFENVSFHYGRGKGVIEDFSLTVAPGEKVGIVGRSGAGKSTLVNLLLRLYDLEGGRILVDGQDIAAVSQESLRMQIGVVSQDTSLLHRSVRDNILFGRPDAEEERLLDAARRAEALDFIERLHDQQGRKGFDAHVGERGVKLSGGQRQRIAIARLMLKDAPILVLDEATSALDSEVEEVIQSNLSRIMEGKTVLAIAHRLSTIAALDRLIVVDRGRIIEEGTHKSLVQRGGLYAELWARQSGGFLGADADLPGRQAWAV, encoded by the coding sequence ATGCTCCTGCGCCCGATACTCAATTTGTTTGAAAGCTGGATCGATCCGTTCCGCCGGCGCGGCAATATACAGCCGCCGCGTTCGACGGCCGGCTTCATCTGGTTCTACATCGGTCAGGCGAAATGGCCCTTCGTCGCGATGCTCGTTCTCGGCGGCATGTCGGCGGCGATCGAGGCGGCGCTTTTCTGGTTCGTCGGTCGATTGGTCGATATTTTGAGCACGGTAAGGCCGGGTGTTGGCTGGAGCGAGATACTTGCTGCACACGGCAACGAGCTCTTCGGAATGCTCGCTTTGATCGGCTTTGTCCGTTTTCTTGTGGTCTTCCTCATCGCGCTGGTCGATCAGCAGGTCATCACGCCCGGTTTTTACAATCTCGCGCGCTGGCAATCCTATCTCCACGTCTCGCGCCAGTCGCTGCATTTTTTCCAGAGCGATTTTTCCGGGCGGATCGTGACGAAGGTCTGGTCGGCCGGCCAGGCGGTGGGTGATCTCGTGACCTCGCTCATGGAGAGCGTCTGGTTCGTGGGAATCTATGCGGCGACGACACTGGTGCTGGTGGCTCAGCTCGATCTTTCGCTTGCCGCCGTGGTGCTGTTTTGGCTCGCTGCCTTCGGCGTGCTTGCCCGCTATTTCGTGCCGCGCATCCGCTATCACTCGCGCGAGACTGCGGAAGCTGCCTCGATGCTCAATGGACGCATGGTCGATTCCTACAGCAACATCCAGACACTGAAGCTTTTCGCTCGTCACGAGGAGAGCGACCGCTACATGCGCCAGGGTTTCGATATCTATCAGGATACCGTGTTGCGCTTTACCCGGTTCATTACCGGTGTGCGCGCCTCCATGGCGCTGCTTTCCGGCCTGATGATCGTGACGATGGGCGGTTTAAGCGTCGACCTGTGGCTGCGCGGGTCGGTGAGTTCCGGTTCCGTGGCTTTTTCGCTGGCCCTCGTCCTGCGCCTCAACTTCCTCCTTGGGCGCCTGATGACGCAGTTCAACGGCATCATGCGCAATCTGGGCACGATCCAGAATGCTGCCGAATTGATCTCGCAGCCGCTCGGTCTCGTCGACCGGCCCAATGCTCCCGATCTCGTCGTCCGGGAGCCCGGCATCCGCTTCGAGAACGTCTCCTTCCATTACGGCCGGGGCAAGGGCGTGATCGAAGATTTCTCGCTCACCGTCGCACCTGGCGAAAAGGTCGGGATCGTCGGGCGCTCCGGCGCCGGCAAGTCGACCCTGGTCAATCTGCTGTTGCGCCTCTACGATCTTGAAGGCGGGCGCATTCTCGTCGATGGCCAGGATATTGCTGCGGTCAGCCAGGAGTCGCTGCGCATGCAAATCGGCGTCGTCAGCCAGGACACATCGCTGCTGCACCGTTCGGTCCGCGACAACATCCTGTTCGGCCGGCCCGATGCGGAGGAAGAACGGCTGCTCGATGCCGCACGGCGGGCAGAGGCGCTCGACTTCATCGAGCGTCTGCACGATCAGCAGGGGCGCAAGGGTTTCGACGCGCATGTCGGCGAGCGCGGCGTGAAGCTTTCCGGTGGGCAGCGGCAACGCATCGCAATCGCGCGCCTCATGCTGAAGGATGCGCCGATCCTGGTGCTCGACGAGGCGACCTCGGCGCTCGATTCGGAGGTGGAAGAGGTGATTCAGTCCAATCTCAGCCGGATCATGGAAGGAAAGACTGTGCTGGCTATCGCTCACCGCCTTTCGACCATTGCCGCGCTCGATCGGTTGATCGTTGTCGACCGCGGCAGAATCATCGAAGAAGGCACGCATAAATCCCTGGTCCAAAGAGGCGGGCTTTATGCCGAGCTATGGGCGCGCCAGTCCGGCGGCTTCCTTGGTGCAGACGCAGATTTGCCCGGGCGCCAGGCGTGGGCCGTTTAG
- a CDS encoding CopG family transcriptional regulator: METRVLASHIPLPLADRLDETAAQLGISRDTIVSEAVAAWLDNQEERRLTALGTMAGAIVVVERHRVRDWADSL, translated from the coding sequence ATGGAAACAAGGGTGCTCGCATCGCATATTCCGCTTCCGCTTGCGGACAGACTCGATGAAACCGCAGCCCAACTCGGCATATCGCGCGACACCATCGTCAGCGAGGCGGTTGCCGCATGGCTCGACAACCAGGAAGAGCGCCGCCTGACGGCCCTCGGCACGATGGCAGGCGCCATCGTCGTGGTCGAGCGTCACAGGGTAAGAGACTGGGCAGACAGCCTGTGA
- a CDS encoding ABC transporter ATP-binding protein: MFSWFEQRLNPFPSEEPVVPPKGLFAFCWHYTKPAAPWLAAMAVLTALIAIGEVTLFQFLGDIVDWLTNADKATFLQAEWHKLAWMAALILVGLPLAAGLDSLIMHQVLLGNYPMIARWQMHRFLLRHSMTFFANEFAGRVATKVMQTSLAVRETTMKILDVFVYVVTYFLTMIIVIAAADWRLMVPILVWLAIYVSIVSYFVPRLRRIAAQQADARSMMTGRVVDSYTNIATVKLFSHAGREESYAKAGMDEFLQTVHQQMRRVTLFHVCVYINNCVALFVISGLSIWFWLNGQISVGAIAIAIGLAMRVNGMSQWIMWEVSALFENIGTVYDGMEMMTKNHDITDKPDAPPMQAKKGAIQYERIRFHYGKGKGVIDNLSLDIKAGEKVGLVGRSGAGKTTLMNLLLRFYDLEAGRITIDNQDISQVSQESLRSLIGVVTQDTSLLHRSIRDNIAYGRPDATDAEVIEAAKRANAFEFIEGLVDLQGRKGLDAQVGERGVKLSGGQRQRVAIARVFLKDAPILVLDEATSALDSEVEAAIQENLFALMEGKTVIAIAHRLSTLTEMDRLIVLDKGRIVQAGSHADLVSQGGIYADLWTRQSGGFLADHSQEAEEAAE, from the coding sequence ATGTTTAGCTGGTTCGAACAGCGACTGAACCCCTTTCCGAGTGAGGAGCCTGTCGTTCCGCCCAAGGGTCTTTTTGCCTTCTGCTGGCATTACACGAAGCCTGCGGCGCCCTGGCTTGCAGCCATGGCCGTGCTGACGGCGCTGATTGCCATCGGCGAAGTGACACTCTTCCAGTTTCTCGGCGATATCGTCGACTGGCTGACAAATGCCGACAAGGCGACGTTCCTGCAGGCCGAATGGCACAAGCTTGCCTGGATGGCTGCCTTGATCCTCGTCGGCCTGCCCCTGGCGGCTGGGCTCGATTCGCTTATCATGCATCAGGTCCTGCTCGGCAACTACCCGATGATCGCGCGTTGGCAGATGCACCGCTTCCTGCTGCGCCATAGCATGACCTTCTTCGCAAACGAGTTTGCCGGACGCGTTGCGACCAAGGTGATGCAGACCTCGCTTGCCGTTCGTGAAACAACGATGAAGATCCTCGATGTCTTCGTCTATGTCGTCACGTATTTCCTGACGATGATCATCGTGATCGCCGCGGCAGACTGGCGGCTGATGGTTCCGATCCTGGTCTGGCTCGCCATCTATGTCAGCATCGTGTCGTATTTCGTGCCCCGGCTGCGCAGGATCGCGGCGCAGCAGGCAGATGCACGCTCGATGATGACGGGCCGGGTTGTCGACAGCTACACGAACATTGCGACCGTCAAGCTCTTCTCGCATGCAGGCAGAGAGGAAAGCTATGCCAAGGCCGGCATGGACGAGTTCCTGCAGACAGTGCATCAGCAGATGCGTCGCGTCACGCTGTTCCATGTGTGCGTCTATATCAACAACTGCGTGGCGCTCTTCGTCATCTCGGGCCTGTCGATCTGGTTCTGGCTGAATGGCCAGATATCGGTCGGCGCGATTGCCATCGCGATCGGCCTTGCGATGCGCGTCAACGGCATGTCGCAATGGATCATGTGGGAGGTATCCGCGCTCTTTGAAAACATCGGCACCGTCTATGACGGCATGGAGATGATGACGAAGAACCATGACATCACCGACAAGCCCGACGCGCCGCCGATGCAGGCCAAGAAGGGTGCGATCCAATACGAGCGCATCCGCTTCCATTACGGCAAGGGCAAGGGCGTCATAGACAACCTGTCGCTCGACATCAAGGCGGGTGAGAAGGTCGGTCTCGTAGGTCGTTCAGGCGCCGGCAAGACGACGCTGATGAACCTGCTGCTGCGCTTCTATGACCTGGAAGCCGGCCGCATCACCATCGATAACCAGGATATCTCGCAGGTGTCGCAGGAAAGCCTCCGCTCGCTGATCGGCGTGGTGACACAGGATACGTCGCTGCTGCACCGCTCGATCCGCGACAACATCGCCTATGGCCGTCCGGATGCGACGGACGCGGAGGTGATCGAGGCGGCGAAGCGGGCAAATGCCTTCGAGTTCATCGAAGGGCTTGTCGACTTGCAGGGCCGCAAGGGACTCGACGCGCAGGTTGGCGAGCGCGGCGTGAAGCTCTCCGGTGGCCAGCGCCAGCGGGTTGCGATCGCCCGGGTGTTCCTGAAGGACGCACCGATCCTGGTGCTCGACGAGGCGACCTCGGCACTCGATTCAGAAGTGGAAGCGGCGATCCAGGAGAACCTTTTTGCGCTGATGGAAGGCAAGACGGTGATCGCGATCGCCCATCGCCTGTCGACGTTGACGGAGATGGATCGCCTGATCGTGCTCGACAAGGGCCGCATCGTCCAGGCCGGCTCGCACGCCGACCTCGTCAGTCAAGGCGGCATTTATGCAGATCTCTGGACCCGCCAGTCCGGCGGCTTCCTCGCCGATCATTCGCAAGAAGCCGAGGAAGCGGCGGAATAA
- a CDS encoding tRNA (cytidine(34)-2'-O)-methyltransferase — protein MTDLRLALYQPDIPGNTGTILRLAACLGVSVDIIEPAGFDISDRNLKRAGMDYIATVALTRHVSWDRFEEWRAPTGRRIVLASTKASVRYTDFAFAPNDILLFGRESAGVPDHVHERADERILIPMVAGQRSINVAVSAAMITGEAMRQTAWR, from the coding sequence ATGACTGATCTCAGACTGGCGCTTTACCAGCCCGACATCCCCGGCAATACCGGCACGATCCTGCGCCTTGCCGCATGCCTCGGCGTTAGCGTCGACATCATCGAGCCCGCCGGCTTCGACATTTCCGACCGCAATCTGAAGCGTGCCGGCATGGACTACATCGCAACCGTTGCGCTGACCCGTCATGTCAGTTGGGATCGCTTCGAGGAATGGCGGGCTCCGACGGGTCGTCGCATCGTGCTCGCTTCCACCAAGGCATCTGTCCGATACACGGACTTTGCATTCGCGCCGAACGACATCTTGTTGTTCGGCCGCGAAAGCGCAGGCGTTCCAGATCATGTTCATGAAAGGGCCGACGAGCGCATCCTGATCCCGATGGTTGCGGGCCAGCGCTCGATCAATGTCGCGGTATCGGCTGCCATGATCACCGGCGAGGCGATGCGCCAGACCGCTTGGCGTTGA
- a CDS encoding Na/Pi cotransporter family protein, whose amino-acid sequence MESTIVMINLFGAVALLLFGLAQVKDGVSRAFGARLRTGLATGTRGGLRSFVSGFVATLALQSSTATALMVASFVERELVKPRMAQIVLLGANVGTAVTAWIVATGIEWLSPLVILAGIILYRSGSSARQGGGTALIGIGLMLLSLHLLSGATEPMRQSPALAAFIGLLDNAWPVALAFSAGIAFISSSSLAAVVLILSLASTGILSAGLVIVLVLGANLGGAIPPVVASLGGPASAKRVTLGNLIVRAAGCVIALPLAGYGAELLGMLPLDPAKLPVDAHLGFNLFLAAVAWPFSRLLSQLMLRLVPEEAQADNAPKYLDQHELSTPIVALASATREVLGVGDLIERMLIRASDAFEQNDLTKLKEIPTLEKRVDRLQQEVKVYLSKLGREGLSEENGRHSIVIIDYAINLEHIGDIIEKGLLPQISKKASLGLRFSDDGYQELKKLFHLTIDNLRIAQTIFVTRDFNLAKQMMEVKVEVRRMEKQSAERHLERLREGHADSLQTSSLHLDMLRDLKRINAHIVSVAHPILDESGLLIESRLRTPAQ is encoded by the coding sequence ATGGAATCCACGATCGTCATGATAAACCTGTTCGGCGCGGTAGCCCTGCTGCTGTTTGGCCTCGCGCAGGTGAAGGACGGCGTATCGCGGGCCTTCGGTGCGCGGCTGCGAACAGGTCTTGCGACGGGCACGCGTGGCGGGTTGCGCTCCTTCGTTTCAGGCTTCGTCGCCACATTGGCATTGCAAAGTTCTACGGCGACGGCGCTGATGGTCGCCTCCTTCGTCGAGCGCGAGCTGGTGAAGCCTCGCATGGCGCAGATCGTCCTGCTCGGCGCAAATGTCGGCACGGCCGTCACAGCCTGGATTGTCGCGACCGGCATCGAATGGCTGTCGCCGCTCGTCATCCTCGCGGGTATCATCCTCTATCGTAGTGGCTCGAGCGCACGCCAAGGTGGTGGCACCGCACTGATAGGCATCGGCCTGATGCTCTTGTCTCTGCATCTCTTGAGCGGGGCAACGGAGCCTATGCGCCAATCTCCCGCGCTTGCCGCCTTCATCGGCCTGCTCGACAACGCTTGGCCGGTTGCCCTTGCATTCTCCGCCGGCATTGCCTTCATTTCGTCGTCGAGCCTTGCCGCCGTTGTCCTCATACTTTCCCTGGCATCGACGGGCATCCTCTCGGCGGGATTGGTGATCGTTCTCGTCCTGGGTGCCAATCTTGGCGGCGCAATTCCCCCGGTCGTCGCTTCGCTTGGCGGACCTGCCTCGGCAAAGCGCGTTACGCTTGGCAACCTGATCGTGCGGGCTGCCGGCTGCGTGATCGCCCTTCCGCTTGCCGGTTACGGCGCCGAGCTTTTGGGAATGCTGCCGCTCGATCCCGCCAAGCTGCCGGTCGACGCTCATCTTGGCTTCAACCTCTTCCTCGCCGCTGTCGCCTGGCCGTTCTCGCGCCTGTTGTCGCAGCTGATGCTGCGTCTCGTTCCGGAGGAAGCACAAGCCGACAATGCGCCGAAATACCTCGACCAGCACGAGCTGTCGACGCCTATCGTGGCGCTTGCGAGCGCCACTCGCGAAGTCCTCGGCGTCGGCGACCTCATAGAACGCATGCTGATCCGAGCCTCCGACGCCTTCGAGCAGAACGACCTGACGAAGCTCAAGGAAATTCCCACACTCGAAAAGCGGGTCGATCGCTTGCAGCAGGAAGTGAAGGTCTATCTTTCCAAGCTCGGCCGCGAGGGCCTGAGTGAAGAGAACGGTCGCCACTCGATCGTCATCATCGACTACGCGATCAACCTCGAGCATATCGGAGATATCATCGAAAAGGGCCTGCTGCCGCAGATCAGCAAAAAGGCGTCGCTCGGCCTGCGGTTTTCCGACGACGGTTACCAAGAGCTCAAGAAGCTCTTCCATTTGACGATCGACAACCTGCGGATCGCGCAAACGATTTTCGTGACGCGCGACTTCAATCTCGCCAAACAGATGATGGAAGTGAAAGTCGAAGTCCGCAGGATGGAGAAGCAATCCGCCGAACGCCACCTTGAACGCCTGCGCGAGGGCCACGCCGACAGCCTGCAGACGAGCTCGCTGCATCTCGACATGCTGCGCGATTTAAAACGCATCAATGCCCACATCGTCTCGGTCGCACATCCGATCCTCGACGAGAGCGGATTACTCATCGAGAGCCGCCTGCGCACGCCAGCGCAATGA